A window of Chlorobium phaeobacteroides DSM 266 genomic DNA:
TACAGACCAAATTCGGGTTGCATATCATCAAGGTTACCGGGTTTGATCAGACTGCCGTTATAGCCTCGGAAATTGTCCGAACCATTCGCCCTTCAACTGAAACCGTTGACAGCGCGCGAAGGCTTGCTATGGCTTTCCAGATGCAGGCAAAGGATAAGGGACTTGAAAAAAGCGCTTCAACCGAAAAGCTCGTGGTTGGTAAAACAGGCGATTTCGGGAAGCATACGCTTATTGCCGACATCGGCTTCAGCGATAAGATCACAGCCTTTGCTTTTAACGGAAAAGAGGGAGCGCTGTCAGATGTTATAGAAACCGAAAAAGGTTTTTATGTCATGAAACTTACAGGAGTAAACGATACCGGTTATCGTCGGCTTGATGCTGATTTGAAAAAAAGGATTACGGCTGAACTTGTCCGTCTGAAAAAAGAACCGGTTCTTGAGAAAAAACTTTCATTGAATGCAAAACAGAGTGGAGCTACGCTGGATAAGATCGCGGCAGCCTATCCCGGAACTGTTGTCGTTACGGCAGACGATATTCGGTGGGTTGACGGGTTTATCCCCGGTTACGGATTTGATCAGCCTCTTGTTGAAGCGATGTCTGCAATGACAGAAGGCAAGCTTTCCGGTCCGGTGAAAACCAATGACGGTTATGCAATCGTTCTTTTATCGAAAAAGAATATGCCGGCAGAACGCGATGTTGAGGCAGCAAAAACCGCTTTTACTCCAAAAATTATTCAGGATAAGCTGAATCGGCTGTTTACGGAATATTTTGCTACGATCAAGAAAAATGCTGTTATAGAGGATCTTCGCCCCTGAATGATTTCTCTTGAGGGCTTCCCGATAATTTCTTCATAACGGGAAGCTCTCAATACCCTCGCACGCAAGGCGCATGGCAACCGGGCAGCACAAGGTTTCGGAAAATAAGCGCCTGCCTCTATGTGATTTTGTCAGTCAGGATGCGTGAATGGTATCCAAAAACCCTCTTTTAGTGTTCGGCCTGAAATGTTTCAAGGCAGGCTTTTATTTTTTGTGCCGAATCGAGTTTGATGCATTCAAGCGCCAGCGCCTCTGTTTCAGCAACGCTGTAGCGCGATACGAACCGTTTAAGATTCGCAATATCAGCACTTACAACACTGAACTTTCTCAAGCCGCACCCTATCAGAAAGGGGAGGGCAAGCGGGTCTGAACCCATGTCGCCGCACAGCGCGACACGGCAGTGATTTTTCTGGGCGGTTGCAATTACTCTGTGAAGCTGCCGGATAATGGCAGGGTGAAATTTTTCAAAGAGATCCTGAACAATGACGTTGTTGCGGTCAACGGCAAGGGTATACTGTGTAAGATCATTGGTGCCGAGACTGATAAAATCTACGCATTTCGTAATCTCGTCGATAATCTCGACTGCCGCAGGCACCTCGATCATTGCGCCGAGTTCAGGTTTTTCGCCGGCGACGCCAGTTTGCTCAATGACCTCGGCATGCAGTCTGTCAACCATGGCGCAAATGGTCATGATCTCGTCGAGAGAGGTGATCATCGGTATAAGAATATTGATGTTGCCGAGGGCGTTTGCCCTGATAACCGCTCTGAGCTGATTTTCGAGAATTTCAGGTACATCAATGAGAATTCTTATTCCTCTCCATCCAAGATTGGGGTTCGGCTCCCTGATTGGTGAATAAATAAGTTTATCGCCCCCTATATCAAACAGTCGGACAACAAAGGGCTGCGGAGCAACTGTTTCCGACATTTCCCGGTAATAGTGGTACTGTTCCGATTCCCCAGGTACCTTTGTTCCGTCAATAAAAAGATTTTCACTCCTGAAAAGCCCTATACCTTCTGATCCTGTTTCTTTGAGCCCCAGGAGTTCTTCCTTGAAATCGATGTTTGAAAAAAAGTTTATTCTTACGCCGCATTTTGTACTGGCCGGGAGCGTTGCCGTGAGAGATGCATCGGCATTGCTCTGTTTTTCCGCTTTCTGTTTTTCCTGATAGAGCTGAATGGTTTTTTCTTCGGGATGGATGATAACGGTACCGGAACTCCCGTCAATAATCATCTGTGTGCCTGAAACAGCATTCTGTGAAAAATTGCCGAGCCCTGCCACCATAGGGATGTTCAGCGATTTACAGATCAAAGAGATATGAGAAGTTTTTCCGCCTGAATCGCTGAGAAAGCCCTTGACATTGCTCCGGCTGAGCAGAATAATGTCTCCGGGGCAGAAGTGATCGGAAACCACAATGGTGCCTTCGGGTATCCACGAGAGCATTTTGCGGACATGGAGATTTCTGAGAATCCTGTTTTTTATATCAAAAAAATCATCAGCCCGCTCCTGAAAAACAACATCATCTGAGCTTTTGAACTTTTCGTGATAGTGTCCGAACTCCTCTTCAATAACAAGATGTGCTGGTATCATTTCTGATCTGATACGAAGGCTGATGCTGTCGATGAGCATCGGGTCCTGGAGCATCATGATCTGGGCCTGAAAAATGTTCGCATAACCCTTGCCGAGTTTTCTTGTCGTGACCCGTTCTATTTTTTTCAGTTCCTTTTCTGAGCGATGGACTGCTTCAATAAACCGCTCGATTTCCGCTTCGATGTTATCGTTGTCGAGAGAGGTGATTTCATGCTCATATTGTTCCTTTTCATAAGCATAACATTCACCGATGGCAATTCCTCGTGAAGTCCCTATGCCATTGAACGTTGCTTCATGGGGCTTTATATTTCCGCCATCGCTTCGATTTGAACGGCTCTGTTTTTTTGAGGGAAGAACTCCCTTCAGTGTGTTTTTTTTCTGTTCAGGCATAGGGCACAGTCTTAAAAAGGTGCATCGTCGGCGTTAATGAAGGTGTTTGCGCTCATTTGGGTTTTCTGGAGTGCGGGTGCTTCAGGGGGTAGATTGCGTTCGTTGGCCGATCCACCGTTCTGCTCATCGGTGTTGCTCAAATAGCTTGTCGCTGCCGATTGGAAGCGTCCGTATTGTTTGAGGAAGAGGATGCGAATATCGCCGATAGGGCCGTTTCGCTGCTTGCCGATAACCACCTCTACCATATTCTTGGTTGAAGAGCCGTCTGAAAAAGTCTGAATGTTATACATCTCCGGTCTCGAAAGGAACATGACAACGTCAGCGTCCTGTTCAATTGAGCCGGATTCCCTCAGATCGCTCAACTGAGGTCTTCTGTCGCCTGAGCGCTGTTCAACGGATCTGTTCAACTGCGCCAGAGCGATAACCGGAATGTTAAGCTCTTTGGCGAGCGCTTTCAGCGATCGGGATATTTGTGCGATCTCCTGTTCGCGGTTTGTTTTTCCATCCTTGACCGGTGTGACAAGCTGGAGATAATCAACAACAACCATTCCGATGTTGTGCTCCTGCTTCATTCTGCGGGTTTTTGCGGTCAGCTCCATAATCGAAATGCCGGGGGTATCGTCAATGAACAGTTTTGCTTCATTGAGCTTGTCCATACTGTTGATGATTTTGCTCATCATTTCCGGCGTGATTCGACCCGTTCGAACAAGCTGCGATTCAACATATGCCTCGGCACACATGAGCCTGACGGCAAGCTGAACCTCGGCCATTTCCAGGCTGAAAAAAAGAACCGGGGTATTGAAATCAACAGCGGCGTTTCTTGCAAGGGCAAGGGCGAATGCGGTTTTACCGGCAGAAGGTCTTGCTGCAATGATAATCATGTCGGAAGACTGAAACCCTGCGGTAAACTGATCGAGATCGGAAAACCCGGATCCTACACCGGTAATGGACGACTGTGAAGCCCTGAGGGTTTCAAGCATTCTGATGCCGTTTTTTACCAGATCCTTGATCGGAGATGCTTTCTTTTTGATGCCTGCCTGTGAAATATTGAAAAATTGCTGCGATGCATGTTCAACCAGATCAAAAATATCCATTGATGAACTGTATGCGGCTCCCGATACCTTTGCCGATATCGAAATCATTCGCCGGTAGAGATATTTCTCCTTTGCAAGCCGTGCATAATATTCGACATTTGCCGCGCTGATGACTTTGCCGGAGAGTTCGGCAAGGTAGTGTCTGCCGCCGATATTGTCCAGCTCATTCATTTTAAGCAGTTCCTCGCTCACGGTTATCAGATCGATAGCCTGCCTTTTATTGTAAAGCTGCATCATCGACTTGAAGATCAGACGGTGGCGGCGTTCGAAAAAAACCTCTTCAGCGCTGTCGCCGAAGATCTGGATTACCTGTTCAACAGGATCATCCTCCAGGAGAACACAGGCGAGCACCTCCTGTTCAATCTCGGTTGAGTAGGGGGGAACACGGCCTTCGAGGTTGAAATCGATGTCCTTGCTGAAATCCAGTATATCCGCTTTAGGCTTGATCATTGTTTGTTACCATGGTTCTTGAATGTGCTTCGGCTGAGCAAAGTTTATCATAGTGCTGACGCATCATCTGAACATCCTCCCAGCAGGCTTTTTTCCAACCGGGATTTCTTAACAGAGCGGCGGGATGATAGGTAACCATACAGTCGTACGCTTTCCATTTGACAATTCGTCCTCTCATCGCTCCCATCGATAAACTGTTCTGCAAAATGGTATTGGCTGCGACTTTGCCGAGCAGCAGAATCAGTTTTGGATTGAGGAGTTCAAGCTGCAGGAGCAGCCATGGCATGCAGCACTCTATTTCATCAGCAAGCGGGTTGCGGTTTTGAGGTGGTCGACATTTGAGAATATTACAGATAAAAACTTCCTCACGCTTGAACTGTACGGCTTGAAGAATCTTGTCGAGCAGTTGTCCCGATCTGCCAACGAACGGGCGGCCTTGGCTGTCCTCATCCGCACCGGGTGCTTCTCCGATGACCACAAGGGCGGCGCGGGGATCTCCTTCACCGAATACAACGTTTTTTCTTGAAGCGGAGAGCCGGCATTTAGTGCACGATTTAACCGCCAGAGAGAGGCCGATCAGATCTCTGAATGGAGCTCCAGCCTCAGACTGAACTGAAGGCAGCGTGTCGTCATGATCGCTGAATAAGAAAGGGTGCATGAGAAAAACTGGTTCTTCGATTAGCTGTCAGGCTGGATGAGTTTTTCTACAGCTTCCAAAAGACGGTTTGCCGCATCCGGTTTCGACAAAAGAGGCAGGACCGTTGCTGTATCATCGCTTCCTATCAGTGTAAGCATATTGGTTTCTACTTCAAAACCCGAACTCTTTCCGTCATAGAAATTCAATGCAATAAGGTCGAGTTTTTTTTCTATCCGTTTTTTTATGGCGTTTTTCAGACCATCCTCACATTCAAGAGCAAAACCAACAGCAATCTGCGATGGCGATTTCTGTTTGCTGAATTCCGCAAGAATATCCGGGTTTTTCCTGAGTGTCAAGGAGAGTTCCTCTCCGTTTTTTTTCAGTTTGCCCTGAAAGGGCGAATCCGGTCGATAATCGGCAACAGCGGCGGCTGATACAAAAACATCACAGGTTTCGAAGAGTTGACGGGCAGCATCGTACATCTCTTTTGCGCTTTCAACGTCAACACGTTCTACCAGAGGAGGGGTGATGAGTGATACCGGGCCAGCCAGAAGCGTAACCTTCGCTCCTCGCTCTGCAGCCGCTCTGGCAATGGCAAAACCCATTTTGCCCGATGAGTAGTTGGAAATAAATCGAACGTCGTCAATTTTTTCTCTGGTCGGGCCTGCCGTAATTACCACGCTTTTTCCCTGAAGCGAAGAGTGCTTGTTGCAGGATTTCAGCAACTCCTCTTCAATCAACGCAGCGATTGCTTCGGGTTCAGGCATTCTTCCGAGTCCACACTGACCGGAAGCAAGTTCACCGCTATCCGGATTAATGATACGAGCGCCATCTGCAAGAAGCATGGCAAGATTTCTCTGCACCGATGAGGAGGTGAACATCTCTCCATCCATTGCCGGAAACAAAAGCACCGGTTTATTTGGACGTAAAGTCAGAAAACAAGCGGACAGCATGTCATCACAAAGGCCTGCGGCCAGTTTTGCGATTGTGTTTGCTGTTGCAGGCGCTACGACAAAGATATCAGCCCATTCTCCGAGCGAGATATGCCGGGTGTAATCAACGTTTTCCCTTTCTACAGGAGGAAAGAGAGAGCAATAAACCTGTTCCTGTGAAACCGTGGCGAGGGTAAGTTCGCTGACAAATCTGGCTGCTGAGGCCGTCAGTACGACTTTGACATTTGCGCCACCTTTTTTAAGAAGACGTACCAGTACAGGGATTTTATAAGCTGCTATACCGCCGCATATGGCTATGATGATATTTTTTCCTCTCAACATATGTTTTCGTGGTTGTTGTCAGAGATACCCGATAATGTACTGAAAACAGTATGACTTATTTCTTTTTGTTGGATGAAGGGATAATTCGTTTCCAGAAACTGTCCCAGGTGTGAAAACGTTCTCTGTAGGAGATGCTCGCGCCCCATGTTTCAGTAGGGCTTTGCAGATTGGTGTTTGCGGCCTCGTTTTCGGTTTGGCCGTAAGATCGATAGGCTTCGATATAGACTTTCGGGGAAACCCGATATTCGACCTTCTGTGATGTTCCGTAATAATTAAAGAGGGGCTTGTTTTTGACGTCGTGAGAACTTCCCTCTCCGATAATGCGTACTTTTCCATTAGTGCCCGGAACATTCACTGCCATGTAAAGATCGATGCCGCTGATCTCTCCTTTGCTGTTCATGCCAAGATTGACATTGAAGCTTTCAAAGCCGGCTACGTTCTGTACCAGGCGTGACAATTGCGAGGAAATAAGACCGCTGCCTGTCGAAAGACCTACGCTTGAAACAGCGAGGTTTTTGCTTAAGCCGGAGCTTCCCTGCGGAGCGTACCACTGACTGGTGAGCAGCATGGATATGACGTTGAGTTCCGCATTCGGGTCGATCTGGCTTGGTTTGCCGCCAATCAGATTTTTCGAGGAGAACGGTTGCATCTGATCGTTCAGATAATAGCCCATCTCGACATTTGGTTCGCTGATGGTGCCACTGATGGCAAGGAGCAGCTTGACATTATCCCGATCACCGGTCTCCGGCGAAAGGGCGCTGATATACTTGGTGCCATAGAGATTCTGCATGATCCCTTCATGGATGCCGACGTTGTTCCAGACGATTTTTCCGCCATCTTCAAGATCGAAATTGGTATTGGAAAATCGATATTTGCCGTCGCTGAGCGCAACCGAACCGAACAGGCGGTAGCGCTGCTGGCTTTTATTGACCATAAGCTGCATGCCGCTTATGGCGGCTTCAAGTTCTTCACCCCTCGTTCGGTCAAAAATAACCCGGAATTTCAACTGTTCGGCGCTTCTGATTTTCAGATCCTTCAGTTGCAGTATGTCGATAAGCGAGTAATTGAACCCGACAGGGTCGCTGTCGAGATCAGTTTGTGCAACCATGGACTGTTGTGAAGGATACCGGGGTACGAATTCAATAAATTTCTCGACGCCTATATATTTTGCGCTCTCATTGGCGCCCGGCCGGTACATTGTAAAATCAGCCGAATTGATAGTGATATCTCCTTCAACAACGGGAGAAGAAATATCGCCATTCAAAAGGAGATTTCTTGTCGATCCGATAATGGTGCCAAAAGGCTTTTCATCCCTGGTGTCCTTTTTATGAAACAGCAGAAGTTTCGAGAGGTTAGCTCCGAGAGTAATGGTTTTCGGCTTTAGATTTTCAATTTTCAGCAGACCGTTCAGGCTTCCGGTACCGTTCTGCAGGTCGGCAATGCGCAGATCTCTCAGTTCAAGTTGCCTGGGGGTTACCTGAATATCTCCGTTAAGAAGATAGGTTACCTGGGTTGCTTCAAGTTTAATCTGTGTATCACGGAGTCGGCTTAACAGGTAGATCTCCGGTCGGGATGTCGTTCCCTCAACGGTGAGCGTTGTCGGCATAATTCCTGCGGCATCTTCTACAAAAGGCAGCACTACTTTAAGAAATCGTGCCGAAAGATTGTCGGATCGGAATGATGCCTGTATTTTCTGCTCCTGTGGTATTCGCAGTTCAAAAGGGTAATACGCAAGTACAAGCGGCATTGTTCCGCTGCCTGCAATGGTATTGACTGAAGGGGTGGTATTCCCCTTGTTTACCGGTTCAGTGATAAAACTCTTGTAATCGAAACTCAGTTTATTGCCGGCGTGACGAATGTTGCTCTGCACGTTTCCCAGTGGAATTTTGTCGAAACCAACCGATTTTCCATTGATGCTGAGGGTGCTTGTTTTCGTGTTTGGGTTGCCACTGATGGTCAGGGATGCATCGATGGTGCCCGACATGCCGGATGGAAGACGTTTTTCCGAAAGCTCGCCGAGTGCGGCAAGGTCAAGATGCGAAAGGTTGCATTGAAAACTTCCTGGCCGGGAATTACTCAATTCACCATTAAGCACAAGATGCTGATTTCCATTGGCTATGGTAAATCGGTTGAACTGTACGGCCATTTTTTCGATTTTGATATGAGAACCGCCCTGTGTCTGCCAGCGATTTTTCCCCTTTCCGATAGCGAGCTTCGTGAAACCGAGGTCATAGGCTGATCCGGTTCGCTGCAGGGAAAAAGCTGTAGAAAATTCCCTGTCGTTTTCAAATCGACCGGCATCGATTGATGCGGTAAGGCGTCCAGTGGAATAGGTCGCATCAAAAACGAGATTGTTTGATGTTTGACCGGAAAAAACGAGAGAGGCTGCTTTTCCCTTGATAGCAGCTTTAGGTATCCCGTTTCCGCTGCATTCCATTGCCGCTGTTGCGGAGAGCTTTTTCAGTGCAACGGCTTTACCGTACGCCAGTGAACCGAGATCCAGCGATGAGGTAAGAGCGCAGCGTCCATTCTCATAGAAAAACTGACCCTCAGCGCTCCCCTGTAATGCAAGATCCCTGAACGGAAGCAGTGGTGATAGAGGTTCCATATCTTTTACAAGAATCCGGTAAGAGACCGTAAATGGTTTTTTCAGGCTAAGGAACGCATCGCTTCGGGGTCCGGCCGGCCGGCTGCTCCAGAGACTCTGTGTTCGAATCTCGCCTGAAATACCCGATCCGGCAAGTTCAATCGCACCAAGCAGCTCTTTGAAGGACTGGTTGCCCTGGACAGCAAGATCAAGAAAATCACTCTTCAGAGTGACTGTTGATGAAGCAGCATGCTGTTCAACTGCTGCCGAAAGTTCGGATTTATCTCTGAGTCGGAAATTGTTGATCGAGGAGGGAGAAAACCTGGCGGTTAATGCGGCATTCAGCGATGCCGGATCAAAGCCTGATCCCTTGAGGGCAAACACGCCATTCAGGTCGGTGACGAAATCGTTTGAAGCAAGTGATTTGGCGAGATTCAGCCTTGCGACCTTCCCTTCAGCCTGGTAATCGGCACTGCCACCTTTCCAGCTTATCTGCCCACTGACATCGATGCTTTCCATACCATTTTGCAGGATGGCTTTTGCTCGTACAAGCTCCCTGCTGTAATCAAGAGAAAGGGTTCCCTGCTTCAAAGCCTGTTGCTGCCAGAACGAGTCCTTCAGGTCGCTTTCTATATGCAGCTCTGCCAGCTCGGAACCATTGACGATACCATCAAAGTTCCCTGTTGCATTAAGCATGCTTTTTGCGGTTGTTGTACCGGTGAAAAGATGTGGCAGAGTCTTTTCGAGCGAAAATGCACCCTTTCCCTTGATCTGCTTTCCGGGTTCTCCTGCAGCTTCTCCTTTTATGGAGGCGTTTCCTGCTTTGGTAAGAATATGGACATCTGTCGAAAGTTCTTTGAGATTGCCATGGGCCTTACCGATAAAAGAGATTGCACCGATTCGGGCGATCAGCTCTTTTTGATTCTTGTCTGAAAAAAATGCCTGAAAAAAATCAGGATCGATTTTCGAACTGTCTATTTCAAGCTGGTAGCCAAACGCATTTTTGTTCTGCACATTGAGCAATTTGCCTTTCACGGCCAGATGGCTTTTGTTGTGCGCAAGTACGCCCTTGATAATTTCAATGGTATTGGACTGACTTCTTGCATCGCCCTTCAGACTGTAAACACCTTCAGGAAGAGCGATATCCGGATAGATCATGTTCAGATCCCGGGTGTGGATATTGAGTGCCTGAATATCAAGAAAAGACTTGCCGGCAAGCAGGAGTTTTTTCTGATCGGGATCGAAAATATTGAACTTGTCCAAAGAGAGGGAGAGTTCCGCATTGCTTTTGTCGCTCGTCGCTTTCAGAGCGATGATATCCGCGCGTTTTTCGGAAACGAAAAACTGACCGGATCCCTGTTTCAGGCGGAAGCTGTGCTGAGGAATGTCGAGTGCCAGGGCTTCAATCGTTCCTCCAAACTCTTTTTTCTTTATTTTCAGTCTGAGCGAGTTAAGGTCCAGAGAGATGTTCTGAACAGTTAACGCAAGCGGTGTCTCATTCGGCAGGGTTCTGGAATAGTTCAGCGAGCTGTTTCTGAGGGTAACGACTTTGCTGAAAAAACTCTCGATGGGTGCATCGGTCGAATCAGGTTTGCGGGAGGTGAATATGAGATCGATGTTCCGTTTGCCGTTTTCCCTTTCAATAACGTTTATCAGCAGGCTGTCTACTTTAATTTTTCTGAAAGAAAGTTTATCGATTTTCGGTTTGAGAATAGTCAGAAAATTAAAGCGCAGGGTGACCTTGTCAGCAGAGAGGGCCGGCAAGTCTTCATCCGGTTCATAGATGCGCGGACTGAGAATAGTTACTTTGTTGGGGAAATTAAGCTTGACTTTCTGTAGCTCAAGGTGTCCGTAAAACTCTTCATTGAAAAGCTTTACGGCAAGATCCTTCGCGAACCGGTCAAGGAATCCGCTGTTCAGGACAATTGCGGCAACAATCGACAGGAGAAGAACGCCCGCCGACAGCAGCGCCAGAAATCCGATAAAGACTTTTTTACTCTTTTCCACGAGGAGTGTGTTTGCCGTAAATTTGAATGACCTTCTCAATGATACCGGTTGTCGACCGGCCTTCCAGAATCGGCAGGGTAAGCACCTTTCCCCCACTCTGAAGAACTGCCTTTGCTCCAGCAATGCGTTCGATATCCCAGTCGGCACCCTTGACCAGAATATCAGGAAGCAGTGCCTCGATCAACGCCTCCGGAGTGTCTTCATCAAAGAGTGTAATGGCATCAACCATTTGCAGCGCAGACAGTACGGCAGCGCGATCCTGCTCGGCGCATACAGGCCGTAGCGGCCCTTTAATGCGTTGTATCGAAGCGTCACTGTTGAGCCCTATCAGCAGGATATCGCCAAGCTGACGGGCTCTTGAGAGATACTGAACGTGACCTGCATGCAGAATGTCAAAACAACCGTTCGAAAACACCACTTTTTTTCCTGAAGATTGCCATGCGATGACTTGTTCTTTCGCCTTTGCACGGGTTAGTAGTTTGCTATTCATCAGGTAACGGTCGGCTAATTGGAGAAAAATCACGTGCAACTGCAATACAAGCAATTTCGGATAATTTATTCAATTTCGCGTATGCTCGGCACACTCTTGCGAAAGGATTTCTTCTTTTTTCTTCTTATCACTTCCGGTTTGCCGAGTGCTGAGCAGCAGGTAGTGGGTAGTGGGCAATGAGTTTCCCGTTTCTTTCCCTATTTCAAAATTATCAAACAGTGACTGGTATTTGACTGAACCGGTAAATTCAGGTATTTTCAGGCATCTGTGCGGAAGGGATGCTGTTTATTGCACGGGATTAAATCAAAGAAATTCATGACCGATCCAAGTATAACCAACAAGCAATCCTCAGACAGGCGCATCTATAAGCTTTTTATGCTCTTCAGTGTTCTTGTCAGAAAAATGAACCGAAAAACGGCACTTTTCATGGCAGATCGGCTTGGAGATTTGATGTTTGATATTCTTAAAATCCGCAAACCCCTTGTTGAGGGGAACCTTTCGATAACCTTTCCGGAAAAAAGCGCCAACGAAATTCGTTCGATAGCAAGGCGGGTATACAGAAACCAGGCGAGAAATTTTATCGAGGTGCTTCGTCTCCCGCTTATCGCCAGCCGGGAAGATGCTGAAGAGCTTTTCGATATCAATGCATCCCAACTGTCCGACATTTTGCAGCGATCGGGGGTTGTGCTTGTTTCAGCTCATTTCGGTAACTGGGAACTGCTTGGGTTTTGCGCAGGGATCATGGTAACGCCTCTGACAATTGTTGTAAAGCGGTTAAGGAATGATGACGTCGATCGCTGTATCAACACCTGGAGAACCATGAAGGGTAACACTGTCGTAAAAAAGTCGCGAGCTCTGCGTGAAGGGTTGAAAACACTCAGGAACAAAGGGATAGTGTCCTTTCTTGCAGATCAGTCAGATCCTGAGGGCACGTTTGTTACAGACTTTCTCGGCAGACCATCATCAGTGTTTCTCGGCCCGGCCTATCTGGCTCTGAAAACCAGGGTGCCTCTTTTTGTCTGTATGGCATACAGGAAAGAGGATGGACGTCATACCGTAGATATTGAACAGATTCCGACGGAAGACCTCAAAGATAGCCGGGAGGACTTTGAAGAGCTCGCCCGTCGTTATACCAGAGCGATTGATAAAGCTATCAGAGTTCGACCTGAAGAGTGGTTCTGGCTACACGACCGCTGGAAACGGACGTTTTGATCTCTATGGCTGAAATTCTCTGTGTTTTGTTTTGAAAATAAGAATCAGTCATATTGCCTGAATTCGTCAATATTCTGTCTCAAGAACTTTTATTGTTTTCAGGTGAATTGTATTTCGTTCGAGAGGAGGAGATACACTC
This region includes:
- a CDS encoding uracil-DNA glycosylase; this translates as MHPFLFSDHDDTLPSVQSEAGAPFRDLIGLSLAVKSCTKCRLSASRKNVVFGEGDPRAALVVIGEAPGADEDSQGRPFVGRSGQLLDKILQAVQFKREEVFICNILKCRPPQNRNPLADEIECCMPWLLLQLELLNPKLILLLGKVAANTILQNSLSMGAMRGRIVKWKAYDCMVTYHPAALLRNPGWKKACWEDVQMMRQHYDKLCSAEAHSRTMVTNNDQA
- the ptsP gene encoding phosphoenolpyruvate--protein phosphotransferase produces the protein MPEQKKNTLKGVLPSKKQSRSNRSDGGNIKPHEATFNGIGTSRGIAIGECYAYEKEQYEHEITSLDNDNIEAEIERFIEAVHRSEKELKKIERVTTRKLGKGYANIFQAQIMMLQDPMLIDSISLRIRSEMIPAHLVIEEEFGHYHEKFKSSDDVVFQERADDFFDIKNRILRNLHVRKMLSWIPEGTIVVSDHFCPGDIILLSRSNVKGFLSDSGGKTSHISLICKSLNIPMVAGLGNFSQNAVSGTQMIIDGSSGTVIIHPEEKTIQLYQEKQKAEKQSNADASLTATLPASTKCGVRINFFSNIDFKEELLGLKETGSEGIGLFRSENLFIDGTKVPGESEQYHYYREMSETVAPQPFVVRLFDIGGDKLIYSPIREPNPNLGWRGIRILIDVPEILENQLRAVIRANALGNINILIPMITSLDEIMTICAMVDRLHAEVIEQTGVAGEKPELGAMIEVPAAVEIIDEITKCVDFISLGTNDLTQYTLAVDRNNVIVQDLFEKFHPAIIRQLHRVIATAQKNHCRVALCGDMGSDPLALPFLIGCGLRKFSVVSADIANLKRFVSRYSVAETEALALECIKLDSAQKIKACLETFQAEH
- the coaBC gene encoding bifunctional phosphopantothenoylcysteine decarboxylase/phosphopantothenate--cysteine ligase CoaBC, coding for MLRGKNIIIAICGGIAAYKIPVLVRLLKKGGANVKVVLTASAARFVSELTLATVSQEQVYCSLFPPVERENVDYTRHISLGEWADIFVVAPATANTIAKLAAGLCDDMLSACFLTLRPNKPVLLFPAMDGEMFTSSSVQRNLAMLLADGARIINPDSGELASGQCGLGRMPEPEAIAALIEEELLKSCNKHSSLQGKSVVITAGPTREKIDDVRFISNYSSGKMGFAIARAAAERGAKVTLLAGPVSLITPPLVERVDVESAKEMYDAARQLFETCDVFVSAAAVADYRPDSPFQGKLKKNGEELSLTLRKNPDILAEFSKQKSPSQIAVGFALECEDGLKNAIKKRIEKKLDLIALNFYDGKSSGFEVETNMLTLIGSDDTATVLPLLSKPDAANRLLEAVEKLIQPDS
- the dnaB gene encoding replicative DNA helicase — encoded protein: MIKPKADILDFSKDIDFNLEGRVPPYSTEIEQEVLACVLLEDDPVEQVIQIFGDSAEEVFFERRHRLIFKSMMQLYNKRQAIDLITVSEELLKMNELDNIGGRHYLAELSGKVISAANVEYYARLAKEKYLYRRMISISAKVSGAAYSSSMDIFDLVEHASQQFFNISQAGIKKKASPIKDLVKNGIRMLETLRASQSSITGVGSGFSDLDQFTAGFQSSDMIIIAARPSAGKTAFALALARNAAVDFNTPVLFFSLEMAEVQLAVRLMCAEAYVESQLVRTGRITPEMMSKIINSMDKLNEAKLFIDDTPGISIMELTAKTRRMKQEHNIGMVVVDYLQLVTPVKDGKTNREQEIAQISRSLKALAKELNIPVIALAQLNRSVEQRSGDRRPQLSDLRESGSIEQDADVVMFLSRPEMYNIQTFSDGSSTKNMVEVVIGKQRNGPIGDIRILFLKQYGRFQSAATSYLSNTDEQNGGSANERNLPPEAPALQKTQMSANTFINADDAPF